One Sphingomonas sp. SUN039 genomic window carries:
- the msrB gene encoding peptide-methionine (R)-S-oxide reductase MsrB, whose protein sequence is MTLNRRSFVTASSTLALGGIFATAACAKAPARTYEITLTDAEWKKRLTPAQYRTLRQEATDQPGQSPFLNEHRAGIFSCAGCNLPNFSSKTKFDSGTGWPSFWDHLPNATLTNVDRTLGFERVEVVCRRCGGHLGHVFDDGPKPTGKRYCMNGTALKFTPGGA, encoded by the coding sequence ATGACCCTCAATCGCCGCAGTTTCGTGACCGCCTCCAGCACGCTCGCCCTCGGCGGCATCTTCGCGACCGCTGCCTGTGCGAAGGCGCCCGCGCGCACGTATGAAATCACGCTGACCGATGCCGAATGGAAAAAGCGTCTGACCCCGGCGCAATACCGGACGCTGCGCCAGGAAGCGACCGACCAGCCCGGCCAGTCGCCGTTCCTCAACGAGCACCGCGCGGGCATCTTCTCGTGCGCGGGCTGCAACCTCCCCAATTTCTCGTCGAAGACCAAATTCGACAGTGGCACCGGCTGGCCGAGCTTCTGGGACCATCTGCCCAATGCAACCCTGACCAATGTCGACCGGACCCTGGGGTTCGAGCGTGTCGAAGTCGTCTGTCGCCGCTGCGGCGGGCACCTTGGCCATGTCTTTGACGACGGACCGAAGCCGACCGGCAAGCGCTATTGCATGAACGGCACGGCCTTGAAGTTTACTCCCGGAGGCGCCTAA
- a CDS encoding sterol desaturase family protein — protein sequence MLPDNITMYDAARHVFPDVFLFDGGRYVIATLVMSAILWLVHRTGLRVRIIQSRRATRADYIREIWTSARSVLVYALVFTPVLWLKSHGYGPGPWTGPTGWLAMSLYVVVLLVVHDAWFYWTHRLLHTPRLFRKWHRTHHKTVTPTPFAAYAFDWREAVVQAGMPVIWQLTIPTPNGAFFAFLGIMIARNVWGHSGTELHHRGFADHWFWGLFTTATHHDLHHSGGFGSNYGLYFTWWDRVCGTEHPRYREIFREITSRGSMHKSGDDVAVAA from the coding sequence ATGCTGCCCGACAATATCACGATGTACGACGCCGCCCGTCACGTCTTCCCCGACGTGTTCCTGTTCGATGGCGGGCGCTATGTCATCGCGACACTCGTCATGTCGGCGATCCTGTGGCTGGTGCACCGGACAGGCTTGCGCGTCCGGATCATCCAGTCGCGGCGAGCGACCCGCGCCGATTATATCCGCGAGATCTGGACCTCGGCGCGCAGCGTGCTGGTCTATGCACTGGTCTTCACGCCCGTGCTGTGGCTGAAATCGCACGGTTACGGCCCTGGCCCATGGACGGGACCGACCGGCTGGCTGGCGATGTCGCTCTATGTGGTTGTCCTGCTGGTCGTGCACGATGCCTGGTTCTACTGGACGCATCGCCTGCTCCACACGCCGCGCTTGTTCCGGAAATGGCATCGCACCCATCACAAGACGGTCACGCCGACGCCGTTTGCGGCTTACGCCTTCGACTGGCGCGAGGCGGTGGTGCAGGCAGGGATGCCGGTCATCTGGCAATTGACGATCCCGACGCCCAACGGCGCGTTCTTCGCGTTTCTCGGCATCATGATCGCGCGCAACGTCTGGGGCCATAGCGGCACCGAACTGCACCACCGGGGTTTTGCCGATCACTGGTTCTGGGGGCTGTTCACCACCGCCACCCACCACGACCTGCACCATTCGGGCGGGTTCGGGTCGAACTACGGCCTGTACTTCACCTGGTGGGACCGCGTCTGCGGCACCGAGCACCCGCGCTACCGCGAAATCTTCCGCGAGATCACATCGCGCGGATCAATGCACAAATCTGGCGACGACGTCGCGGTAGCTGCGTGA
- a CDS encoding cytochrome P450, producing MATAAIERPDDQFMIGPDAADRLDVTQPHLYTSHTWHAPFRELRDAGGIYYCENGRFGPYWSISTYKPIVHVEALPKIFSSSWEVGGITVAGDPERILDGEVRMPMFIAMDPPQHNAQRRTVAPAFTPSEIVRMRDDAVARTSEVLDALPIGETFDWVERVSIELTTGMLARLFDFPWENRHNLTRWSDALGDVEAFGTFEDRQKRLATAFEMGTAFHALWESKKNQPQTPDLISIMLHSDAMAAMDDGEFMGNLILLIVGGNDTTRNSMTAYAHGLARFPDERAKLEADPSLIPNTVSELIRWQTPLAHMRRTATEDTEIDGHQIKKGDRIVLWYISANRDESVFPDADRIIVDRENARRHLSFGYGIHRCVGARVAELQLIVLLEEMAKRRLRAVPQGEPDRVPACFVNGYRSLPVKLERY from the coding sequence ATGGCGACCGCAGCAATCGAACGCCCCGACGACCAGTTCATGATCGGCCCCGACGCGGCCGACCGGCTCGATGTGACTCAACCGCATTTGTACACGAGCCACACATGGCACGCACCTTTCCGCGAGCTGCGCGACGCGGGCGGCATTTACTATTGCGAGAACGGCCGGTTCGGGCCGTATTGGTCGATCTCGACCTACAAGCCGATCGTCCATGTCGAGGCGCTGCCGAAGATCTTTTCATCTTCCTGGGAAGTCGGCGGCATCACGGTCGCGGGCGACCCCGAGCGGATCCTCGACGGCGAAGTGCGGATGCCGATGTTCATCGCGATGGACCCGCCGCAGCACAACGCCCAGCGCCGCACGGTTGCGCCCGCCTTTACGCCCAGCGAAATCGTGCGGATGCGCGATGATGCGGTGGCGCGGACGTCCGAGGTGCTCGATGCACTGCCCATCGGTGAGACGTTCGACTGGGTCGAGCGGGTATCGATCGAACTGACCACCGGCATGCTCGCGCGGCTGTTCGATTTTCCCTGGGAGAACCGGCACAATTTGACGCGCTGGTCGGATGCGCTCGGCGATGTCGAGGCATTCGGGACGTTCGAGGACCGGCAGAAGCGGCTGGCGACCGCATTCGAAATGGGCACGGCGTTCCACGCGCTGTGGGAATCGAAAAAGAACCAGCCGCAGACCCCTGATCTGATCTCGATCATGCTCCATTCGGACGCGATGGCGGCGATGGACGACGGCGAATTCATGGGGAATCTGATCCTGCTGATCGTCGGCGGCAACGATACGACGCGCAATTCGATGACCGCTTATGCCCACGGCCTTGCACGTTTTCCGGACGAACGGGCGAAGCTGGAAGCCGACCCGTCGCTGATACCCAACACCGTCAGCGAACTCATCCGCTGGCAGACCCCGCTCGCGCACATGCGCCGCACGGCGACCGAGGATACCGAGATCGACGGGCACCAGATCAAAAAGGGCGACCGCATTGTGTTGTGGTACATCTCGGCCAACCGCGACGAGAGTGTGTTTCCGGATGCCGACCGGATCATCGTCGACCGCGAGAACGCGCGGCGGCATTTGTCGTTCGGCTATGGCATCCACCGCTGCGTCGGCGCGCGCGTCGCCGAGCTTCAATTGATTGTGCTGCTCGAGGAAATGGCGAAGCGCCGCCTGCGCGCGGTACCGCAGGGCGAACCGGACCGCGTGCCCGCATGTTTTGTGAACGGCTATCGCTCGCTGCCGGTGAAGCTGGAACGCTATTAA
- a CDS encoding AraC family transcriptional regulator, with amino-acid sequence MGLIFWDAALRGGAITLFALLSFLFVRDWRTSLTARMGAITCLGAVAYTVLIAIDAAGPTVPWRLPFHLISLATPALFWLFALSWFDDDFRLRKWHIATVVLVVVAGFTANYLYFVTQSRIWFVAIGWRTISTGLVVAAIVTALRGWKTDLVESRRRARLALSLAIGAVILWIVFAELPLRNWPPPVGWRVVNAASLFLLAAVLAATMLGWRDRALLSAPAKPSGEAPRPETDDAPLLARLDTDMRHERLYRQDGLTITAVAARMGVPEYRLRRAINQGLGARNFNAYLNGFRIGEAADALADPTQREVPILTIAMDAGFGSLAPFNRAFRDVHACTPTEYRARASMR; translated from the coding sequence ATGGGGCTGATTTTCTGGGATGCGGCGCTGCGCGGCGGAGCGATTACGCTGTTCGCATTGCTATCGTTCCTGTTCGTGCGCGACTGGCGGACCTCGCTGACGGCACGGATGGGGGCGATTACCTGTCTCGGCGCCGTCGCTTACACGGTGTTGATCGCCATCGACGCGGCGGGACCGACAGTCCCGTGGCGATTGCCCTTCCATCTGATCAGCCTGGCCACGCCCGCGTTGTTCTGGTTGTTCGCGCTCAGCTGGTTCGATGACGATTTCCGACTGCGAAAATGGCATATTGCTACAGTGGTGCTGGTCGTCGTGGCGGGCTTTACGGCGAATTACCTCTATTTCGTGACGCAGAGCCGTATCTGGTTCGTCGCCATCGGCTGGCGCACGATCAGCACTGGGCTGGTTGTCGCCGCCATCGTCACGGCCTTACGCGGATGGAAGACCGATCTTGTCGAAAGCCGCCGTCGTGCGCGGTTGGCGCTCTCGCTTGCCATCGGCGCGGTCATCCTTTGGATCGTCTTTGCCGAACTGCCGCTCCGGAACTGGCCGCCGCCCGTCGGCTGGCGTGTGGTCAATGCCGCCAGTCTGTTCCTTCTCGCCGCAGTCCTTGCCGCAACGATGCTCGGCTGGCGGGACCGTGCTTTGCTGTCGGCTCCGGCCAAGCCGTCGGGCGAGGCACCGCGACCCGAAACCGACGATGCCCCGCTGCTCGCCCGGCTCGACACCGACATGCGCCACGAACGGCTGTACCGGCAGGATGGATTGACCATCACGGCGGTGGCGGCGCGCATGGGCGTGCCCGAATACCGGTTGCGCCGCGCCATCAACCAGGGGCTCGGCGCACGCAATTTCAATGCGTATCTGAACGGGTTCCGGATCGGCGAGGCTGCCGACGCGCTGGCCGACCCGACCCAGCGCGAGGTGCCGATCCTGACCATCGCGATGGATGCCGGGTTCGGAAGTCTCGCGCCGTTCAACCGCGCGTTTCGCGATGTCCATGCCTGCACGCCCACCGAATACCGTGCGCGGGCGAGCATGCGCTGA
- a CDS encoding 3-hydroxyacyl-CoA dehydrogenase NAD-binding domain-containing protein, with protein sequence MKTIGVIGAGQMGAGIAQVSAAAGYRTLLSDRDVALAEKGKAGIAKGLGRLVEKEKITGEARDATLALIEPVGDVAAFGDCDLVIEAATEREEIKRAIFADVAKVLRADAILATNTSSIPITRLASASSDPARFIGVHFFNPVPVMGLIEVIRGLATSDATVAAVESYGKSLGKEIVHANDAPGFIVNRVLMPMLNEACFALGEGVATIRDIDTACKLGLNHPMGPLTLADFIGLDTCLEICRVLFTSTGDPKFRPAPLLVKYVEAGWIGRKSGRGFYDYAGPEPVPTR encoded by the coding sequence ATGAAGACGATTGGCGTGATCGGCGCGGGACAAATGGGCGCAGGGATCGCGCAGGTCTCGGCGGCGGCGGGATATCGCACGTTGCTCTCCGACCGCGATGTGGCGCTGGCGGAAAAGGGCAAGGCGGGCATTGCCAAGGGGCTAGGGCGGCTGGTCGAAAAGGAAAAGATCACGGGCGAGGCGCGCGACGCGACCCTGGCGCTGATCGAGCCGGTCGGCGATGTCGCGGCGTTCGGCGATTGCGATCTGGTGATCGAGGCGGCGACCGAGCGCGAGGAGATCAAGCGCGCGATTTTTGCCGACGTCGCTAAAGTGCTGCGCGCCGATGCAATTCTGGCAACCAATACCTCGTCGATCCCGATCACGCGCCTTGCCAGTGCCTCGTCCGATCCGGCGCGGTTCATCGGGGTGCATTTCTTCAACCCGGTGCCGGTTATGGGGTTGATCGAGGTCATTCGGGGTCTCGCGACCAGCGACGCTACGGTGGCGGCGGTCGAGAGTTACGGCAAATCGCTTGGTAAAGAGATTGTCCACGCCAACGACGCGCCCGGCTTCATCGTCAACCGCGTGCTGATGCCGATGCTCAACGAGGCGTGCTTTGCGCTGGGCGAAGGGGTGGCGACGATCCGTGACATCGACACGGCGTGCAAACTCGGCCTCAACCACCCGATGGGGCCGCTGACGCTCGCGGATTTCATCGGCCTCGATACGTGCCTCGAAATTTGCCGGGTGCTATTCACCTCGACCGGCGATCCCAAATTCCGTCCTGCACCGCTGCTCGTCAAATATGTCGAGGCGGGGTGGATCGGGCGGAAGTCGGGGCGAGGGTTCTATGACTATGCGGGGCCGGAGCCAGTTCCGACGCGCTAA